In Plasmodium vinckei vinckei genome assembly, chromosome: PVVCY_13, a single genomic region encodes these proteins:
- a CDS encoding CIR protein PIR protein produces the protein MDHKLMCKYLNIADSYFNGKDVKTKIINKEPTINGFCNNGVCKTNEAGINAVAEYIIMKFKSSIENHEYNKYDEYLLMWLSDKLFEIHNKSENKDNKITLNKAYDTYLKKHKGILDYWNIFFSRNDLKEANLKYMSEFYKLLNKICKTITYYEKNPDEIANLITNSTECSNQYISIYNDIHKCRSYLDLLNKLKGIYDDFRNDAIMRNDSNTDLKTKLQTLTKPDGKEMDAVKGFKSYNFNHSNCKSLHKKITMSKPTDPPGLPSSSEEIQPPQPLKQLKDSQDEGPSSSQSINVLEKTKTGESSSSNVQDDSKIDLKTSDNIEGNIGGASGDTGPSVGGSEDSNDGTRDTDNRALNTDGGQDDKGGSGREQGVSDSVLVENGTQSTTVDPFNTGPLIFSISLKGMEKLNDATTSFETINKRITETTDTIKNLYSTALSNLETTYDKYSSFLKEMIYNISIDSNQVEKPPHLGDNKSGSEGGGDDPSQSKKNSHQTSESSLLPSSTEENKTDQSSHDPSENQNSDRTDQKEPQKPVDDQVIKTEDPGSEVKGNGTIGIGDIFIFKEFKKIGIPTIVIIIFITLAIMYKFLVFERRKKLKRKKMKKSTNLFGVNKTT, from the exons ATGGATCACAAACTAATG TGTAAATATCTTAATATAGCTGATAGTTATTTTAATGGTAAAGATGTCAAAACGAAGATAATTAACAAAGAGCCAACCATCAACGGATTTTGTAATAATGGTGTTtgtaaaacaaatgaagCTGGTATTAATGCTGTGGCcgaatatataattatgaaattCAAATCTTCAATAGAAAATCATgagtataataaatatgatgaatatttattgatGTGGCTAAgtgataaattatttgagATACACAACAAAAGCGAAAACAAAGACAACAAAATTACTTTAAATAAGGCTTAtgatacatatttaaagaaaCATAAAGGAATATTGGATTAttggaatattttttttagtagaAATGATTTGAAAGAAGCTAATCTTAAGTATATGAGcgaattttataaattacttaataaaatatgtaaaacaattacatattatgaaaaaaaccCTGACGAAATTGCGAACCTTATTACGAATTCTACCGAATGTTCTAATCaatatatatccatttaTAATGATATTCATAAATGCAGATCATATCTTGATTTattgaataaattaaaaggtATATATGATGATTTTAGAAATGATGCTATTATGAGAAATGATTCAAACACTGATTTAAAAACTAAACTTCAAACACTTACAAAACCAGATGGAAAAGAGATGGACGCGGTGAAAGGttttaaatcatataaCTTCAATCATTCAAACTGTAAATCCctgcataaaaaaattacaatgTCAAAACCAACGGACCCACCAGGATTACCATCTTCTTCGGAAGAAATACAACCGCCACAACCTTTAAAGCAACTAAAAGATAGTCAAGACGAAGGACCATCATCTTCACAAAGCATTAATGTATTAGAAAAAACTAAAACAGGAGAATCAAGTTCATCAAATGTACAAGACGATTCTAAAATTGATTTAAAGACTTCAGACAATATTGAAGGAAATATAGGGGGTGCAAGTGGTGATACAGGACCATCAGTAGGTGGATCAGAAGATTCAAATGATGGGACAAGAGATACAGATAACCGGGCATTAAATACAGATGGTGGACAAGATGATAAAGGAGGATCAGGTCGTGAACAAGGTGTCTCAGATAGTGTTCTGGTAGAAAATGGAACTCAAAGTACGACAGTGGACCCTTTTAATACTGGACCATTAATTTTTAGTATCTCATTAAAAGGCATGGAGAAATTAAATGATGCTACCACTTCATTTGAAACgattaataaaagaattacAGAGACCACAGACACTATTAAGAATTTATATAGTACAGCTTTGAGTAATTTAGAAACTACCTACGATAAATATAGtagttttttaaaagaaatgatttataatataagtaTCGATTCTAACCAAGTAGAAAAACCTCCTCATTTAGGTGATAATAAATCTGGATCAGAGGGAGGAGGGGATGATCCATCACaatccaaaaaaaattcacaTCAAACTTCGGAAAGCTCATTATTACCAAGTTCTacagaagaaaataaaacagaTCAATCGTCTCATGATCCATCTGAAAACCAAAATTCTGATCGAACTGATCAAAAAGAACCTCAAAAACCGGTGGATGATCAAGTGATTAAAACAGAAGATCCTGGAAGTGAAGTAAAAGGAAATGGAACAATAGGAATAggtgatatatttatattcaaagaattcaaaaaaattggaaTTCCAACTAtagttattataatattcattaCTTTAGCTATTATGTACAAg TTTTTGGTATTTGAACGGAgaaagaaattaaaaagaaaaaaaatgaaaaaatctACAAATTTGTTTGGTGTAAATAAAACGACATGA
- a CDS encoding PIR protein CIR protein, whose product MNKHKQMCKLLLEGDSYFNDENVDTKKINEKPTIKGYCSSDVCKTNEDGINALAAYIHSEFKNLIKRQSQYNDYDEYLLMWISDKLLKIHKKKKGKNIGKGRMDAFTLKQAYEDYLEKYKAKLDYWVHLGMMEGLKEANLWYMSEFYKLFNHICNTIVDYETNSAKSKNLSKNSIGCRRQYRTLYMNISECKSYLHLLNKLKGIYDYFRSSAIKKNPSKNDLKTKLIKLTLGNGKEMEVVRGFKTYDFSTEQCKFPIKQKKIVSSKKVEPPGPAPPLQKSQKHDPQSPPKAPEQTKDNKEKIPSPTAIEQSQLQLPNLVQPQEPKLETDKSTSDISQNGESNEQKDPGGDTENQNRPQSDLNNHDQTPVTNKGGSDDGEGVKDSEPGGSGSGSSDQGSNNGGSEDLNGGTGDTDKGPLNTGGGGNGELTGTNTEKGDSEDGLVDKVSEAGDIDNGKDVSKGGKGNVSGGDQKSPDGSGDSGSISDGGAGGTNSRSGNQTKGSENSAPASDGTGIPQSPGTSTTTPVTSTELKDTQNGVKNPQDNMQTGLNNIKDPKGGPSNQQTTQGGKQVDQNGAPGSSGGESKDNPQMKTNQAGDSPSMPQIPGSENQGTKQGVVNQHQDPNSKQGVSGGTGDPVNVPDGGQGSGQDSGVHESGGPGVISGDQSVKDSQEGIGDGKNEQRSKSGASGDGSGGSSNMQPEPSKGKGSLGGEPGGAAGGKGGSSGGPDGGKGDPGTSPSTPSPVQPPAGSQSPTVSPPVQQSDPSPPVQKPDPQLPSGSPSAPQQDPEVPPPVASPIQTLSQPTPPQPVPPESPPASPPEQPQPQNPQLPSSPTTIQQKQPSPQPQPNTLPPQKVDQPNHKTNVQLVKSPSSDHIFIKPWNIIPTTWNGSEDCKPKIKFMSTTLVCCTSKQCSLTGVSVTLILIPIILLIAYKCLSIGSSKKSEKKNMKRVINFHDGNRKTKIIISSNDRIKHIKPVINSVGRKKDPLLNIYKIMQADPAPFINLFFLLIFFVYKRKRDFIEL is encoded by the exons ATGAACAAGCACAAACAAATG TGTAAGTTACTTCTCGAAGGTGATAGTTATTTTAATGACGAAAATGTCGATACGAAGAAAATTAACGAAAAACCAACCATCAAAGGATATTGTAGTAGCGATGTTtgtaaaacaaatgaagATGGCATTAATGCTTTGGCCGCATATATACATAGCGAAttcaaaaatttaataaaaagacaAAGTCAGTATAATGATTatgatgaatatttattgatGTGGATAAGTGATAAATTGCTTAAgatacacaaaaaaaaaaaaggcaAAAATATTGGAAAAGGCCGTATGGATGCTTTTACTTTAAAGCAGGCTTATGAAGACTATTTAGAGAAATATAAAGCAAAATTGGATTATTGGGTTCATTTAGGTATGATGGAGGGTTTGAAAGAAGCTAATCTTTGGTATATGAGCGAATTTTATAAGTTATTTAATCACATATGTAATACAATTGTAGATTATGAAACAAACAGTGCCAAAAGTAAGAATCTTTCTAAAAATTCTATCGGTTGCCGTCGTCAATATAGAACCCTTTATATGAACATTTCTGAATGCAAATCATATCTTCATTTattgaataaattaaaaggtatatatgattattttaGAAGTTCTGCTATTAAGAAAAACCcttcaaaaaatgatttaaaaactAAACTTATAAAACTTACACTAGGAAATGGAAAAGAGATGGAGGTGGTGAGAGGttttaaaacatatgaCTTCAGTACTGAACAATGTAAATTCCccataaaacaaaaaaaaatagtctCATCAAAAAAAGTGGAACCACCAGGACCAGCACCACCATTGCAAAAATCACAAAAACATGATCCACAATCTCCACCAAAGGCTCCAGAACAGacaaaagataataaagaGAAAATACCATCACCAACTGCAATAGAACAATCTCAACTTCAATTACCAAATTTAGTCCAACCACAAGAACCAAAATTAGAAACTGACAAGAGTACTTCAGATATATCACAAAATGGGGAATCTAATGAGCAAAAAGATCCAGGCGGCGACACAGAAAATCAAAATCGTCCTCAAAGTGATTTAAACAATCATGATCAAACTCCAGTTACCAATAAAGGAGGTTCCGATGATGGGGAAGGTGTCAAAGATAGTGAACCAGGGGGATCAGGTAGTGGATCAAGTGATCAAGGCAGTAACAATGGTGGATCAGAAGATTTAAATGGTGGGACAGGCGATACAGACAAGGGGCCATTAAATACAGGTGGTGGAGGAAATGGTGAATTGACTGGTACAAATACTGAAAAAGGTGATTCAGAAGATGGATTAGTTGATAAAGTTAGTGAAGCAGGAGATATCGATAATGGGAAAGATGTTTCAAAAGGTGGAAAAGGTAATGTATCAGGTGGCGATCAAAAAAGTCCAGATGGATCAGGAGATTCAGGTAGTATATCAGATGGTGGAGCTGGAGGTACAAATAGTAGATCAGGTAATCAAACAAAAGGTTCCGAGAATTCAGCACCTGCTTCAGATGGTACAGGTATACCACAATCACCAGGTACATCCACTACAACACCTGTAACAAGTACAGAATTAAAAGATACACAAAATGGCGTAAAAAATCCTCAAGATAATATGCAAACTggattaaataatataaaagatcCAAAAGGTGGCCCAAGTAATCAACAGACAACTCAAGGCGGTAAGCAAGTGGATCAAAATGGTGCTCCAGGGAGTTCAGGAGGGGAATCAAAAGATAACCCacaaatgaaaacaaaCCAAGCGGGTGATTCCCCATCGATGCCCCAAATACCAGGATCGGAAAATCAAGGGACTAAACAAGGCGTAGTAAATCAACATCAAGATCCAAATTCTAAGCAGGGAGTTTCGGGTGGAACAGGAGATCCAGTTAATGTGCCAGATGGTGGACAAGGTAGTGGGCAAGATAGTGGAGTCCATGAATCTGGGGGTCCAGGTGTTATATCAGGTGATCAATCAGTTAAAGATAGTCAAGAAGGTATAGGCgatggaaaaaatgaacaaagaAGTAAAAGTGGTGCATCCGGTGATGGATCGGGAGGTTCAAGCAATATGCAACCAGAACCATCTAAAGGAAAAGGAAGTCTAGGGGGTGAACCTGGGGGTGCAGCTGGTGGAAAAGGAGGTTCAAGTGGTGGACCAGATGGGGGAAAGGGAGATCCAGGTACATCACCATCAACACCATCACCAGTACAACCACCAGCAGGATCACAATCACCCACAGTATCGCCACCAGTACAACAATCAGACCCATCACCACCAGTACAAAAACCAGACCCACAACTACCATCAGGATCACCATCAGCACCACAACAAGACCCAGAAGTACCACCACCAGTAGCATCACCAATACAAACATTATCACAACCAACACCACCACAGCCAGTACCACCAGAATCGCCACCAGCATCACCACCAGAACAACCACAGCCACAAAATCCACAACTACCTTCATCACCAACCACAATACAACAAAAACAACCATCTCCACAACCACAACCTAACACACTGCCCCCCCAAAAAGTTGATCAACCTAATCACAAAACAAATGTTCAATTAGTAAAATCGCCAAGTTCTGACcacattttcataaaacCCTGGAATATAATTCCAACTACGTGGAATGGATCAGAGGATTGTAAAcctaaaataaaatttatgagTACCACATTAGTGTGCTGCACATCTAAACAGTGTAGTTTAACTGGTGTTTCGGTTACACTTATTTTAATAcccattattttattaattgcatataag tgTTTATCGATTGGATCATCAAAAAAAtcggaaaaaaaaaacatgaagagagttataaattttcatgATGGAAACAGaaagacaaaaataattataagttCAAATGATAGGATCAAACACATAAAACCGGTTATAAATTCAGTTGGTAGAAAAAAAGAtccattattaaatatatacaagaTTATGCAGGCTGATCCTGcaccatttattaatttattttttttgttgattttttttgtttacaaAAGAAAGCGCGATTTCAtagaattataa